The Aythya fuligula isolate bAytFul2 chromosome 7, bAytFul2.pri, whole genome shotgun sequence genome has a window encoding:
- the DUPD1 gene encoding dual specificity phosphatase DUPD1 gives MDKTPSAGLNTGKKNAYMAIKVDPDEDYCTPGAFELERLFWKGCPKYTHVNEVWPNLYIGDEKTALDRYSLEKAGFTHILNAAHGQKNVDTGPEYYHDMAVEYHGVEADDLPTFKLSQFFYSASKFIDNALQDERNKVLVHCAMGRSRSATLVLAYLMIYKNMTVVDAIEQVSRHRCILPNRGFLKQLRELDIALALQRRNTKNSLPSNDDETSTMI, from the exons ATGGACAAAACGCCATCAGCAGGTTTGaacactgggaagaaaaatgcatacatGGCAATCAAAGTAGATCCCGATGAGGATTACTGTACCCCAGGTGCATTTGAATTGGAGCGACTCTTCTGGAAAGGATGCCCGAAGTACACTCATGTCAATGAAGTCTGGCCCAACCTCTACATCGGAGATGA gaAAACTGCGTTAGACCGCTACAGCCTTGAGAAGGCAGGCTTCACCCACATCCTCAATGCGGCTCACGGTCAGAAAAACGTGGACACAGGGCCAGAATATTACCATGACATGGCTGTGGAGTACCATGGAGTGGAAGCAGATGATCTCCCCACTTTCAAGCTCAGCCAGTTCTTTTATTCCGCTTCTAAATTCATTGATAATGCGCTTCAGGATGAAAGAA ACAAGGTCCTGGTTCACTGTGCTATGGGTCGCAGCCGGTCAGCCACGCTGGTCTTAGCTTACCTGATGATTTACAAGAACATGACAGTGGTGGATGCCATTGAACAAGTATCAAGGCACCGATGCATCTTGCCAAACCGCGGCTTCCTGAagcagctgagagaactggACATAGCATTGGCACTGCAGAGGAGGAACACCAAAAACAGCCTACCATCCAATGACGATGAGACCAGCACCATGATCTAG